One Synechococcus sp. MU1617 DNA window includes the following coding sequences:
- a CDS encoding DUF565 domain-containing protein codes for MSSIQRTRLAGLQNNWGAGIRQSWSGPWWRRSATLLLLLLGFFIGSNLPVYILDAVQLRTYTAFYALIACELMVLGRRRLPWLDNLRLGFVYAVVLEAFKVGS; via the coding sequence ATGAGCTCAATCCAGCGCACACGTCTGGCGGGGCTTCAGAACAATTGGGGTGCAGGGATTCGTCAGTCTTGGTCTGGACCCTGGTGGCGCCGTAGCGCCACGTTGCTGCTGCTCCTGCTTGGATTTTTCATTGGCAGCAACCTCCCCGTTTACATCCTGGATGCTGTTCAGCTGAGGACCTATACGGCGTTTTATGCCCTTATCGCCTGTGAATTGATGGTTCTTGGGCGCCGTCGTCTTCCCTGGCTCGACAACCTGCGGCTTGGATTTGTTTACGCGGTTGTTCTGGAGGCGTTCAAAGTTGGATCCTGA
- a CDS encoding phosphoribulokinase translates to MDPEGQRIIPSSDQQRLLQHLDLGDVASWSAQQRNSGRHRVALDHWHPRAAPDWLWSVGLPLLSLGDQWLGERRLLGLSALPGCGKTTLGQWIEAAAKELGLSIQVVSLDDFYFEAERLDAAISGNPWGVPRALPGSHDLELLQECLQVWRQGDHVLMPCFDKAKRQGRGDRSGWRRCDADLLIFEGWFVGCRSNADPTADEPHLEFPLTPQELEWRQKLQPVLALYEATWSCFDQLWQLRATDFNAQWRWKRQQEATLQAERGASLSSSELDRFIRMILCSLPSSSFQTMRADVVVEVDPDRNLKRIHLQGAIQDSPSSDSLTG, encoded by the coding sequence TTGGATCCTGAAGGCCAACGCATCATTCCCAGCAGCGATCAGCAACGGTTGCTTCAGCATCTTGATTTGGGCGACGTCGCAAGTTGGTCTGCACAGCAGCGCAACTCCGGGCGTCACCGGGTCGCCCTCGATCACTGGCATCCCAGAGCTGCACCGGATTGGCTGTGGTCAGTTGGCCTGCCTCTTCTGAGCCTGGGAGATCAATGGCTGGGAGAACGCCGTCTGCTCGGACTCAGTGCTTTGCCGGGATGCGGGAAGACCACTCTGGGGCAATGGATTGAAGCAGCGGCAAAGGAACTTGGCCTCTCCATCCAGGTGGTGTCGCTGGATGATTTTTATTTCGAGGCCGAACGGCTTGATGCGGCCATAAGCGGCAACCCCTGGGGTGTGCCCCGCGCACTTCCTGGCAGCCATGACCTGGAGCTCCTGCAGGAGTGTCTTCAGGTATGGCGCCAGGGTGACCACGTCTTGATGCCCTGCTTCGACAAAGCCAAACGACAAGGACGTGGAGACCGCAGCGGTTGGCGCCGTTGCGATGCCGACCTGCTGATTTTTGAGGGTTGGTTTGTGGGATGCAGATCAAACGCCGACCCAACGGCAGATGAGCCCCATCTCGAGTTTCCTCTAACGCCGCAGGAGTTGGAATGGCGCCAGAAGCTGCAACCAGTTCTCGCCCTCTACGAAGCCACCTGGAGTTGTTTCGATCAACTCTGGCAACTGCGGGCGACAGACTTCAACGCTCAATGGCGTTGGAAACGGCAACAGGAAGCCACCCTTCAAGCGGAACGGGGAGCATCGCTTTCCAGTTCCGAACTCGATCGATTCATCCGCATGATTCTCTGCTCGCTGCCATCGAGCAGTTTTCAAACAATGCGAGCGGATGTTGTTGTGGAGGTGGATCCAGATCGAAACCTGAAACGAATCCACCTCCAGGGTGCGATTCAGGATTCGCCGTCTTCGGACTCACTCACCGGGTAG
- a CDS encoding HAD-IA family hydrolase — translation MPLLLLKVNRLSAVFWDVDGTLADTEMGGHRPAFNMTFKELDLPFVWDEALYNRLLAIPGGLRRVKLHAEACGVTLTQDQLDQVRDRKRLHYLERVREGHVHLRPGVKRLLHELSRAGVQQWIVTSSGLASVMALLEQIQKQIPSFDGVVTSDDVATGKPAPDGYLLALKRSGANSAASLAVEDSAAGLSAARAAGLRCLLTPSPWDAEALRDSADEATAVLDHLGDPGQPATVLSGASCQEGAVTLKYLETMLSVPDR, via the coding sequence GTGCCGTTGCTGCTGCTCAAGGTGAACAGACTTTCAGCGGTCTTTTGGGATGTGGACGGCACCTTGGCCGACACGGAAATGGGCGGTCATCGACCGGCTTTCAACATGACCTTCAAGGAGCTGGATCTCCCCTTCGTTTGGGATGAAGCGCTCTACAACAGATTGCTGGCGATTCCAGGCGGACTCCGCAGGGTGAAGCTTCACGCTGAAGCCTGTGGGGTGACCCTCACCCAGGACCAACTGGACCAGGTGCGTGATCGCAAACGCTTGCATTACCTGGAACGGGTCCGCGAAGGACACGTGCATCTCCGCCCCGGTGTGAAGAGGCTTTTGCATGAGCTGAGCCGCGCCGGCGTGCAGCAGTGGATCGTCACCTCCAGCGGATTGGCGTCGGTGATGGCACTGCTGGAACAAATCCAGAAACAGATCCCCAGCTTCGATGGCGTGGTGACATCGGATGACGTTGCTACGGGCAAGCCAGCACCGGACGGCTACCTTCTCGCTCTCAAACGCAGTGGGGCCAACAGTGCTGCCAGCCTTGCTGTCGAAGATTCTGCCGCTGGTCTCTCGGCAGCAAGAGCCGCAGGTCTGCGTTGTCTGCTGACCCCTTCCCCCTGGGATGCCGAAGCCTTGCGTGATTCCGCTGACGAGGCAACAGCCGTGTTGGATCACCTGGGAGACCCTGGACAACCAGCAACCGTCCTTTCCGGTGCCTCTTGCCAGGAGGGGGCAGTGACGCTGAAGTATCTGGAGACCATGCTGTCGGTGCCGGATCGATGA
- the rpmF gene encoding 50S ribosomal protein L32: MAVPKKKTSKAKRNQRSATWKGKAAVAAQRAMSIGKSVLSGRAQGFVYPVSESEDGES; encoded by the coding sequence ATGGCCGTCCCGAAGAAGAAAACATCCAAGGCCAAGCGCAACCAGCGCAGCGCCACCTGGAAGGGCAAGGCAGCCGTTGCCGCCCAGCGCGCCATGTCCATCGGCAAGTCTGTGCTGAGTGGCCGCGCCCAGGGTTTTGTCTACCCGGTGAGTGAGTCCGAAGACGGCGAATCCTGA